One genomic segment of bacterium includes these proteins:
- a CDS encoding YraN family protein, which yields MRDATETPADAGDGRRALGASGEALAARYLERRGYRVIDRNVRCGRGEIDLVAVDRATIVFVEVKSNRSPRFGAPEEMVTAAKQRQLTRLALQYLQHRRWLGRPARFDVVAIAWDPGGAAAIRHFRDAFPAAGW from the coding sequence ATGAGAGACGCCACGGAAACGCCGGCCGATGCTGGCGACGGCCGGCGCGCCCTCGGCGCCAGCGGCGAGGCGCTGGCCGCGCGGTATCTCGAGCGGCGCGGCTACCGGGTAATCGATCGCAACGTTCGCTGCGGCCGCGGGGAGATCGACCTGGTTGCCGTCGACCGGGCGACGATCGTCTTCGTCGAGGTCAAGAGCAACCGGAGTCCCCGCTTCGGCGCCCCCGAAGAGATGGTGACCGCGGCCAAGCAGCGGCAGTTGACCCGGCTCGCGCTCCAGTACCTCCAGCACCGGCGCTGGCTCGGGCGGCCGGCGCGGTTCGACGTGGTCGCCATCGCGTGGGATCCCGGGGGTGCCGCCGCCATCCGCCACTTCCGGGACGCCTTCCCGGCGGCGGGCTGGTGA
- a CDS encoding YifB family Mg chelatase-like AAA ATPase, whose protein sequence is MLARVRSAAVLGVQAFPVLVEADLQSGLPTFSTVGLPDEAVRESRDRVRAAIVNSGFAFPAGRVTVNLAPANLRKEGSAFDLAIAIGLLAAQGLARAEASAGLLLLGELSLDGGLKAVRGVLPVALAARDGGERGLVVPPANAAEAALVRGLEVLPARNLAEVVAHLNGEAALERATPPAAADPGPLAEGGLEEVRGQQFARRALEIAAAGGHNILLVGPPGSGKTLLSRCLPGILPALSFEEALETTRIHSVAGLVSPARPLVLARPFRAPHHSVSNAGLVGGGSHPRPGEVSLAHNGVLFLDELPEFSRSVLENLRQPLESGEVTIARAALTLTYPARFMLAAAMNPCRCGFRGDRLRSCTCTPREVDAYRARISGPLLDRIDLHVEVPALSYEEIAAAPAGEGTVAVRSRVESARARQRERLHEAAMHCNAQMGAREVRLHCRHDESCARLLEGAMRALGLSARGYARVLKVARTIADLAAEERIGVAHVAEAIQYRERGTSP, encoded by the coding sequence ATGCTGGCGCGCGTCCGCTCCGCCGCGGTCCTCGGGGTGCAGGCGTTCCCGGTGCTCGTCGAGGCGGACCTGCAGAGCGGGCTGCCGACGTTCTCGACCGTCGGGCTCCCCGACGAGGCGGTGAGGGAGAGCCGCGACCGCGTCCGCGCCGCCATCGTGAATTCCGGGTTCGCGTTCCCCGCCGGGCGCGTCACGGTGAATCTTGCGCCGGCGAACCTGCGCAAAGAAGGCAGCGCCTTCGACCTCGCTATCGCGATTGGGCTACTCGCGGCCCAGGGGCTGGCGCGCGCGGAGGCATCGGCCGGCCTGCTGCTCCTCGGCGAACTCTCGCTCGACGGCGGGCTCAAGGCGGTGCGCGGCGTGCTCCCGGTGGCGCTTGCCGCGAGGGATGGCGGGGAGCGGGGCCTGGTCGTGCCGCCGGCCAACGCGGCGGAGGCAGCGCTCGTGCGCGGACTGGAGGTCCTGCCCGCCCGAAACCTCGCCGAGGTGGTGGCGCACCTCAACGGCGAGGCCGCGCTCGAGCGCGCCACGCCGCCCGCCGCGGCGGATCCGGGCCCGCTCGCCGAGGGCGGCCTCGAGGAGGTGCGCGGGCAGCAGTTCGCCCGCCGCGCCCTCGAGATCGCCGCGGCCGGCGGCCACAACATCCTGCTCGTCGGCCCGCCCGGATCGGGCAAGACGCTGCTCAGCCGCTGCCTGCCGGGCATCCTGCCGGCGCTGTCCTTCGAGGAGGCGCTCGAGACGACGCGGATCCACTCGGTGGCGGGGCTGGTCTCGCCGGCGCGGCCGCTCGTGCTGGCGCGTCCGTTCCGGGCGCCGCACCACTCCGTGAGCAACGCCGGGCTCGTCGGCGGTGGTTCGCACCCGCGGCCGGGGGAGGTGAGCCTCGCCCACAACGGCGTGCTCTTCCTCGACGAGTTGCCGGAGTTCTCGCGCAGCGTCCTCGAGAACCTGCGCCAGCCGCTCGAGTCGGGCGAGGTGACGATCGCGCGCGCCGCGCTCACGCTGACGTACCCGGCGCGGTTCATGCTCGCGGCGGCGATGAACCCCTGCCGCTGCGGCTTCCGCGGCGATCGCCTGCGCAGCTGTACCTGCACGCCGCGCGAGGTCGACGCCTACCGGGCCCGCATCTCCGGGCCCCTGCTGGACCGCATCGATCTGCACGTGGAGGTGCCGGCGCTCTCGTACGAGGAGATCGCGGCGGCGCCGGCGGGGGAGGGGACGGTGGCGGTGCGGTCGCGGGTCGAGTCGGCGCGCGCCCGCCAGCGCGAGCGCCTGCACGAGGCGGCGATGCACTGCAACGCCCAGATGGGCGCGCGCGAGGTGCGGCTGCACTGCCGCCACGACGAGAGCTGTGCGCGCCTGCTCGAGGGGGCGATGCGCGCGCTCGGCCTCTCCGCGCGCGGCTATGCCCGCGTGCTCAAGGTGGCGCGCACGATCGCCGATCTCGCCGCCGAGGAGCGGATCGGCGTCGCCCACGTCGCGGAGGCGATCCAGTACCGGGAGCGGGGGACGTCCCCGTGA
- a CDS encoding type II toxin-antitoxin system Phd/YefM family antitoxin translates to MKRSWQLQEAKARLSELVKTAAKEGPQEITVRGETAAVLISEKDYLRLAKPKPGFVAFVRQSPFAGIDLKLGRDRSPDRTVDV, encoded by the coding sequence ATGAAGCGCAGCTGGCAATTGCAGGAGGCGAAGGCCCGCTTGAGCGAGCTCGTCAAGACTGCCGCGAAGGAGGGGCCGCAGGAGATCACCGTTCGCGGGGAGACCGCAGCCGTGCTGATCTCAGAGAAGGATTACCTGCGGCTCGCGAAGCCCAAGCCCGGGTTCGTCGCCTTCGTGCGGCAGTCCCCCTTCGCGGGGATCGATCTCAAGCTCGGGCGCGACCGCTCGCCGGATCGCACGGTGGACGTGTGA
- a CDS encoding type II toxin-antitoxin system VapC family toxin gives MSYLVDTNVVAELSRHAPNPRVVAWFRDVPDTALHLSVLTLGELRKGVEALTDARRKERLRVWLENDLAEWFGERLLPVTAAVADRWGRLLAEAGRPVPAVDSLLAATALQNGLRMVTRNSQDFVFRGLDVVNPWEHGR, from the coding sequence GTGAGCTACCTCGTCGACACCAACGTGGTCGCCGAATTGTCCCGGCACGCACCGAATCCGCGCGTGGTGGCCTGGTTCCGGGACGTTCCGGACACCGCGCTTCACTTGAGCGTATTGACGCTGGGCGAGTTGCGAAAGGGCGTCGAAGCCCTGACGGATGCCCGCAGGAAGGAGCGGCTGAGGGTCTGGCTGGAGAACGATCTTGCGGAATGGTTCGGAGAGCGGCTCCTGCCCGTCACGGCAGCGGTGGCGGATCGCTGGGGCCGGCTGCTCGCAGAGGCCGGCCGCCCGGTGCCGGCCGTCGACAGCCTTCTTGCCGCGACCGCGCTCCAGAACGGCCTGCGCATGGTGACGCGGAATTCGCAGGACTTTGTCTTTCGGGGGCTCGATGTCGTGAACCCTTGGGAGCACGGGCGGTAG
- a CDS encoding type II toxin-antitoxin system prevent-host-death family antitoxin produces MKAVGIKTLKNRLSEYVRLAARGEVILVTDRDQVVAELRAPSGGRAAAVDDALLAEALRKGLLRPPLLAGAGPPPRHPRMTLAKLLAGLDRDRSDR; encoded by the coding sequence ATGAAGGCCGTCGGCATCAAGACGCTCAAGAACCGCCTCAGCGAGTACGTCCGGCTTGCCGCCCGCGGCGAGGTCATCCTCGTGACGGACCGGGACCAGGTCGTGGCGGAGCTGCGCGCCCCGTCCGGCGGCAGGGCCGCGGCGGTCGACGACGCGCTGCTCGCGGAAGCCCTGCGCAAGGGGCTGCTGAGGCCGCCTCTGCTTGCCGGAGCGGGACCGCCGCCGCGACACCCGCGCATGACGCTGGCGAAGCTGCTTGCCGGACTCGACCGCGACCGCTCGGACCGATGA
- a CDS encoding PIN domain-containing protein: MIYLDTSVILAQLLAEDRVPAPGLWEEALVSSRLLEYETWNRLNALGMSATHGEDARLLIGRIALLELAPPVLARALEPFPTPVRTLDALHLASLHFLEEQGQRVALATYDARLRAAAEAAGFAVTAP; encoded by the coding sequence ATGATCTATCTCGATACCTCCGTGATCCTCGCGCAGCTTCTCGCTGAGGACCGCGTTCCCGCCCCAGGCCTCTGGGAGGAGGCGCTCGTCTCGAGCCGGCTGCTCGAATACGAGACCTGGAATCGCCTGAACGCGCTCGGAATGTCCGCCACGCACGGCGAGGACGCGCGCCTTCTGATCGGGCGGATCGCCCTCCTCGAGCTGGCGCCGCCGGTGCTGGCACGCGCGCTCGAGCCCTTCCCGACGCCGGTGCGGACGCTGGACGCCCTGCACCTGGCTTCCCTCCATTTTCTCGAGGAGCAGGGCCAGCGCGTGGCGCTCGCGACGTACGATGCCCGGCTGCGCGCCGCCGCGGAGGCGGCCGGATTCGCGGTCACCGCACCGTAG
- a CDS encoding periplasmic heavy metal sensor produces MRIFAATLLALVLAAPGTTSAQMMTEGMGGGMRPAGPVQPGMREMPAGMMGPGMMPGMMGGAREPMGGAMMSAGMMGPDMMGSAMSPGMDWAMPGKTRGCMMMAEGMMMGQGDLAGMRKALALSDEQAEKLRVVLAPFRREVILSLASLKVAELELADLVAGDKVDFDRVESKLKETEALRTKIRLVHFQAAYALRGVLSREQLEKLQGMGECGQLVQPAAPAAPAPPPQQPGGGAGGGTEHEQHH; encoded by the coding sequence ATGAGAATCTTCGCAGCAACGCTGCTGGCCCTCGTGCTGGCGGCGCCGGGAACGACCTCGGCGCAGATGATGACGGAAGGAATGGGCGGCGGGATGCGGCCAGCGGGGCCGGTCCAGCCGGGGATGCGGGAGATGCCCGCGGGCATGATGGGACCGGGGATGATGCCCGGCATGATGGGCGGGGCCAGGGAGCCGATGGGCGGCGCCATGATGTCGGCCGGGATGATGGGCCCCGACATGATGGGGTCCGCGATGTCGCCGGGAATGGACTGGGCGATGCCGGGCAAGACGCGCGGCTGCATGATGATGGCCGAAGGCATGATGATGGGGCAGGGCGATCTCGCGGGGATGCGCAAGGCGCTCGCGCTCTCCGACGAGCAGGCGGAGAAGCTCAGGGTCGTGCTGGCCCCCTTCCGGCGGGAGGTGATCCTCTCGCTGGCGTCGCTGAAGGTCGCCGAGCTGGAGCTCGCGGACCTCGTCGCGGGCGACAAGGTGGACTTCGACAGGGTCGAGTCCAAGCTCAAGGAGACCGAGGCGCTGCGCACGAAGATCCGGCTCGTCCACTTCCAGGCGGCGTACGCGCTGCGGGGCGTCCTCAGCAGGGAGCAGCTGGAGAAGCTCCAGGGGATGGGCGAGTGCGGCCAGCTCGTGCAGCCGGCAGCTCCCGCCGCCCCGGCCCCGCCCCCGCAGCAACCGGGCGGCGGCGCGGGCGGCGGCACGGAGCACGAGCAGCACCACTAG
- a CDS encoding copper-translocating P-type ATPase, producing the protein MTSTSGGVVETGLYTCPMHPEVVQVGPGTCPKCGMALEPRTASAAGAGENPEYADMRRRFVVAAALTAPLVVVAMRDVLPGGRALNAAVGTGVLMWAELALATPVVLWAGWPFFVRGVRSVVNRSLNMFTLIALGVSVAYVYSVVALVMPGLFPAAMRTADGMVPGYFEAAAVIVTLILLGQVLELRARSRTGAAIKALLGLAPKTARRLRDDGAEEDVPLEHVQVGDRLRIRPGEKVPVDGVVLEGAGAVDESMISGEPIPVEKRAGDRVVGATVNGTGSLVMRAEKVGADTLLARIVQMVAEAQRSRAPIQKLADVVSGWFVPIVIAVALGSFAIWYLIGPEPRLAYALVTAVSVLIIACPCALGLATPMSIMVATGRGATSGVLFRDAAAIETLRKADTLLVDKTGTLTEGRPRVTGVVAAPGTDDTAILRFAASVEKGSEHPLAAAIVAAAGARGAVTGAVADFASHTGKGVSGTVDGHAVLLGTRTLLEERGVDLGGLAGRADAFRAEGQTVMFVAVDGAASGLLAVSDPIKETTPEAIRQLHEEGLRIVMLTGDNRMTAAAVARQLDLDDVVAEMLPEAKAAVVKQLQDAGYVVAMAGDGINDAPALAQAQIGIAMGTGTDVAMESAGVTLVKGDLLGIVRARRLSRATLANIKQNLFFAFVYNVLGVPVAAGALYPFFGLLLSPAIAAAAMSFSSVSVVANALRLRRARI; encoded by the coding sequence ATGACGTCAACGTCCGGCGGTGTGGTGGAGACGGGGCTGTACACCTGCCCCATGCATCCCGAGGTCGTCCAGGTCGGGCCGGGGACGTGTCCGAAGTGCGGCATGGCCCTCGAGCCGCGCACCGCTTCGGCGGCGGGCGCCGGGGAGAACCCGGAGTACGCGGACATGCGCCGGCGCTTCGTCGTCGCGGCCGCGCTCACGGCGCCGCTCGTCGTGGTCGCGATGCGCGACGTCCTCCCCGGCGGACGCGCGCTCAACGCGGCCGTGGGAACCGGCGTCCTGATGTGGGCGGAGCTGGCGCTCGCGACGCCGGTGGTCCTCTGGGCGGGCTGGCCGTTCTTCGTCCGCGGCGTGCGCTCCGTCGTCAACCGCAGCCTGAACATGTTCACGCTGATCGCCCTCGGCGTCTCCGTCGCCTACGTCTACAGCGTGGTGGCGCTCGTGATGCCGGGGCTCTTCCCGGCGGCGATGCGCACCGCCGACGGCATGGTCCCCGGCTACTTCGAGGCGGCCGCGGTGATCGTCACGCTCATCCTGCTCGGCCAGGTCCTGGAGCTGCGGGCGCGCAGCCGCACGGGGGCCGCTATCAAGGCGCTGCTCGGGCTCGCGCCGAAGACGGCGCGGCGGCTGCGCGACGACGGGGCCGAGGAGGACGTGCCCCTCGAGCACGTGCAGGTCGGCGACCGGCTGCGCATCCGGCCCGGCGAGAAGGTGCCCGTCGACGGCGTCGTCCTCGAGGGCGCCGGCGCCGTGGACGAGTCGATGATCTCCGGCGAGCCGATCCCGGTGGAGAAGCGCGCGGGCGACCGTGTCGTCGGCGCGACGGTCAACGGCACGGGCTCGCTCGTCATGCGGGCCGAGAAGGTCGGCGCCGACACCCTCCTGGCGCGGATCGTCCAGATGGTGGCCGAGGCCCAGCGCAGCCGTGCGCCGATCCAGAAGCTCGCCGACGTGGTCTCGGGCTGGTTCGTGCCGATCGTGATCGCCGTCGCGCTCGGCTCCTTCGCCATCTGGTACCTGATCGGCCCCGAGCCGCGCCTCGCCTACGCGCTGGTCACGGCGGTCTCGGTGCTGATCATCGCCTGTCCGTGCGCGCTGGGGCTGGCGACGCCGATGTCGATCATGGTCGCCACCGGCAGGGGCGCGACGAGCGGCGTGCTCTTCCGGGACGCGGCGGCCATCGAGACGCTGCGCAAGGCCGACACCCTCCTCGTGGACAAGACCGGCACGCTCACGGAGGGGCGGCCGCGCGTCACCGGCGTGGTCGCGGCGCCCGGCACCGACGACACCGCGATCCTGCGCTTCGCGGCGAGCGTGGAGAAGGGCAGCGAGCATCCCCTGGCGGCCGCCATCGTCGCGGCCGCGGGCGCGCGCGGGGCGGTGACGGGGGCCGTCGCCGACTTCGCATCGCACACCGGCAAGGGGGTCTCCGGCACGGTCGACGGGCACGCCGTGCTGCTGGGCACCAGGACGCTGCTCGAGGAACGCGGCGTCGACCTCGGCGGGCTGGCAGGGCGCGCGGACGCCTTCAGGGCCGAGGGGCAGACGGTGATGTTCGTGGCCGTCGACGGCGCCGCCAGCGGGCTGCTGGCCGTGTCCGACCCGATCAAGGAGACCACCCCCGAGGCGATCCGGCAGCTCCACGAGGAGGGGTTGCGGATCGTGATGCTCACGGGCGACAACCGCATGACCGCGGCGGCCGTCGCGCGGCAGCTCGATCTCGACGACGTCGTGGCCGAGATGCTGCCGGAGGCGAAGGCGGCGGTCGTGAAGCAGTTGCAGGACGCGGGGTACGTCGTCGCCATGGCCGGGGACGGCATCAACGATGCGCCCGCGCTGGCGCAGGCGCAGATCGGCATCGCGATGGGCACGGGCACCGACGTGGCGATGGAGAGCGCGGGCGTGACGCTGGTCAAGGGCGACCTGCTCGGCATCGTCCGCGCGCGGCGGCTGAGCCGGGCGACGCTGGCCAACATCAAGCAGAACCTGTTCTTCGCCTTCGTCTACAACGTGCTGGGCGTGCCGGTGGCCGCCGGCGCGCTCTACCCGTTCTTCGGCTTGTTGCTGAGCCCCGCCATCGCGGCCGCCGCGATGAGCTTCAGCTCCGTCTCGGTGGTGGCCAACGCCCTGCGGCTGCGCCGGGCGCGCATCTAG
- a CDS encoding glycosyltransferase family 39 protein, with amino-acid sequence MDHSPKRAERKVRALAALVLLVHVALANSAAWDKCSAFDEYAHIASGVSIWATGDYRMAACGIGQYRWMTLPIVLGDYRLPAAAGEVWERAANWKYGRALMFELGNDPQRILHATRLMTSLLSAVLGALVFAWARELFGAAGGLVALAVYAFNPTVLAHGSAATLDLAAALAFTAAIWTHWRLLHRLSPLRLAGTGLIWGWALTVKFSTLLLLPMALALVAVRVAAARPWEVRWGARRMDITTRGAMIASAALVAAAHAAVSWLLVWAMFGFRFEMHRRLAGGVPDPAVIQFSDWLPRAGSYAPLVELFHQWRLLPEGLLFGLLDTMGTVEKFNTFLNGRFGYFGFASFFPYALLYKTPVPAFLLSGAAIAAFAVGLRRRAGAQDDATPEPERPMNTWYKAMPLWVIFLGYGYAAIVSRIDIGIRHILPIFPALCILTGAAGHWLRSPARRSRWRSVPALLVALSLLWLVAETAAAYPNYLAYFNVVGGGSRRGYRHLVDSSFDWGQELPALKTRLDALDAGPGPPPTVYFSYFGSSPPSAYGIRARMLPCFFDVGFLEPGLRQQFEPELTPGLYVISASMMESVYNVVAPGPWRTDYEEHYQRLQREVKAFFASDEAGRRRLVDERGVENWVKAVADFEGLRFARVCAYLRQREPGEEINHSLLVYSLTQEDLKAALHGPPAEAYPPPATPDGNVPY; translated from the coding sequence ATGGATCATTCCCCGAAGCGCGCAGAGCGAAAGGTCCGGGCGCTCGCCGCGCTCGTGCTACTGGTGCACGTCGCCCTCGCCAACAGCGCGGCCTGGGACAAGTGCAGCGCGTTCGACGAATACGCGCACATCGCCAGCGGCGTGAGCATCTGGGCGACGGGCGACTACCGCATGGCCGCGTGCGGCATCGGCCAGTACCGCTGGATGACGCTGCCGATTGTTCTCGGCGACTATCGACTGCCGGCGGCGGCCGGCGAGGTCTGGGAGCGCGCCGCGAACTGGAAATACGGCCGGGCCCTGATGTTCGAGCTGGGGAACGATCCCCAGCGCATCCTGCACGCGACGCGCCTGATGACCTCGCTCCTCAGCGCCGTGCTGGGCGCGCTCGTGTTTGCCTGGGCGCGGGAGCTCTTCGGCGCGGCCGGCGGTCTCGTGGCGCTGGCGGTCTATGCCTTCAACCCGACGGTGCTCGCGCACGGCAGCGCGGCGACGCTCGACCTGGCGGCGGCGCTGGCGTTCACTGCCGCGATCTGGACGCACTGGCGGCTGCTGCACCGGCTCTCGCCGCTGCGCCTCGCCGGCACCGGCCTGATCTGGGGCTGGGCGCTCACGGTCAAATTCTCGACGCTGCTGCTGCTGCCCATGGCTCTTGCGCTCGTGGCGGTGCGCGTCGCGGCCGCCCGGCCGTGGGAGGTCCGGTGGGGCGCCCGACGGATGGACATCACGACGCGCGGTGCCATGATCGCCAGCGCGGCACTGGTCGCCGCGGCGCATGCGGCGGTGTCCTGGCTTCTGGTCTGGGCAATGTTCGGCTTCCGCTTCGAGATGCACCGCCGCCTCGCCGGCGGCGTGCCGGACCCGGCGGTCATCCAGTTCTCGGACTGGCTGCCGCGGGCCGGAAGCTACGCGCCGCTCGTCGAACTGTTCCACCAGTGGCGGCTGCTCCCCGAGGGTCTCCTCTTCGGCCTCCTTGACACGATGGGCACCGTCGAGAAGTTCAACACCTTCCTCAACGGGCGCTTCGGGTATTTCGGCTTCGCCTCGTTCTTTCCGTACGCCCTGCTCTACAAGACGCCGGTGCCGGCGTTCCTGCTATCCGGCGCCGCCATCGCGGCCTTCGCGGTGGGCCTGCGCCGGCGCGCCGGCGCCCAGGACGATGCGACGCCGGAGCCTGAGCGGCCCATGAACACGTGGTACAAGGCGATGCCCTTGTGGGTCATCTTCCTCGGGTACGGCTACGCGGCGATCGTCAGCCGCATCGACATCGGCATCCGCCACATTCTGCCGATATTCCCGGCGCTGTGCATCCTGACGGGCGCCGCCGGGCATTGGCTGCGGAGCCCGGCACGCCGCTCCCGCTGGCGGAGCGTCCCCGCATTGCTCGTGGCCCTCAGCCTGCTCTGGCTCGTCGCGGAGACGGCGGCGGCCTACCCGAACTACCTGGCATATTTCAACGTCGTGGGCGGCGGATCGAGGCGCGGCTACCGTCACCTCGTCGACAGTTCCTTCGACTGGGGGCAGGAACTGCCGGCTCTCAAGACCCGGCTCGACGCCCTGGATGCCGGCCCAGGACCGCCGCCCACGGTCTATTTCTCCTATTTCGGTTCCTCGCCCCCGAGCGCGTACGGCATCCGCGCGCGGATGCTCCCGTGCTTCTTCGACGTGGGCTTCCTGGAGCCGGGACTGCGTCAGCAGTTCGAGCCGGAACTCACGCCCGGCCTCTACGTGATCAGCGCATCCATGATGGAGTCCGTGTACAACGTTGTCGCGCCCGGGCCCTGGCGCACGGACTACGAGGAGCACTACCAGCGGCTGCAGCGGGAGGTGAAGGCATTCTTCGCGTCCGATGAGGCGGGCCGCCGGCGCCTGGTGGACGAGCGCGGCGTGGAGAACTGGGTCAAGGCCGTCGCCGACTTCGAGGGGCTGCGGTTCGCGCGTGTGTGCGCGTACCTGCGACAGCGGGAGCCGGGGGAAGAGATCAATCACAGCCTGCTCGTCTACTCCCTGACGCAGGAGGATCTGAAGGCGGCGCTGCACGGCCCCCCCGCCGAGGCCTACCCTCCGCCGGCGACCCCGGACGGCAACGTGCCGTACTGA